The genomic DNA TTTTCGTCTTGTATATGTTCCTAGAATGATTTTTTTTATCATTTTGATCCTCCTCAAATTAAGAATTCTAATTTATTCTATCATACATCCATTCATGACGTTAATCAAAGAGAATATGTTATACTGTTTTTGTAACCATAGAATCATTGATTTTTTAGGAGTAAAGGAGAGAAATGAGATGACTCAAGCAACGATATCAGAAATTGGCACCTCAGCAATCAATTCAGAGGAACCTATGCTGATTTTATTCGATCAGTCGGCAACATCCGCGTTGCGTGACTATACGATCATTCAAGAATTTAGTACAAAAGAGAATTTTTCACTTAATCAAGGTGATCAAATTTCTTTTGATCAGCAAGAATATACTATCGAACATGTTGGTCCTTTGGCCAATGAAAACTTAACAACGGTTGGTCATGTGACTCTAGTTTTTGAAGAACCACCAGCAGGTGACAGAATCGTCAATGGAATCTATTTGTCCCCCTATCAACTACCAGAAATCGCTGTTGGCACGACCATCGATTATAAGCAGGTGAACTAATGGAAGAGGATAAAAAGAGAAAAATCAAACCTGTTTCATGGTTTTGGCGTTGGTTTTTGAATAATCAAGTAGTCACGGCTTTATTAGTCGTTCTTTTGGTCTTACTGATCGTTTTCTTGTTTACGAAAGTTTCTTATCTTTTTGAACCAATTTGGCAGTTTCTAGCAATCGTTGGTTTACCGATCATTCTGTCGGGTATTCTATATTACCTGATGAATCCTGTCGTCGATTATTTTGAAAAGAAAAAGATTCCAAGGCTCTACAGCATCATCGGTTTATTTATACTTGTAGTCGCTTTGATCGTCTGGGGAAGTGTAGTGATCATTCCGAAAATCCAGGAACAAACCGTCAGCTTTGTCAGCAATTTTCCACAATACGTCGAGACCATCGATGACAAATTAACCGAGATTTTTCGTGATCCACTATTCAGCCAA from Enterococcus mundtii includes the following:
- a CDS encoding PTS glucitol/sorbitol transporter subunit IIA, with the translated sequence MTQATISEIGTSAINSEEPMLILFDQSATSALRDYTIIQEFSTKENFSLNQGDQISFDQQEYTIEHVGPLANENLTTVGHVTLVFEEPPAGDRIVNGIYLSPYQLPEIAVGTTIDYKQVN